The following proteins are encoded in a genomic region of Leptospira fainei serovar Hurstbridge str. BUT 6:
- a CDS encoding dienelactone hydrolase family protein, protein MKNFLIAFTALMLIASSVSAKVKTEIVEYKQGDTTLEGFLAYPEGKDRKAPGIILVHDWFGLGENTKNRAIQLATLGYVAFAADIYGKGVRPKSNEEAAKLAGSFREGDRKLLRARAQAALDTLKSQSHVDPDNLAILGYCFGGTAALELARTGAPLKGTISFHGGLSTSKPEESNVIKGKVLAMHGADDPFVKPEEVAAFQEEMRKAKIDWQFVSYGGAVHSFTIKEAGNDNSKGAAYNEKADRRSWIELRNFLKEIFPSK, encoded by the coding sequence ATGAAAAATTTCTTAATAGCTTTCACTGCACTGATGCTTATTGCAAGCTCGGTTTCCGCAAAAGTAAAGACGGAGATCGTAGAATATAAGCAAGGCGATACGACGTTGGAAGGTTTCTTAGCCTATCCTGAAGGAAAGGATAGAAAGGCTCCTGGAATCATTCTTGTTCACGATTGGTTTGGTCTAGGCGAAAATACGAAAAACAGAGCGATACAGCTTGCGACTCTCGGATACGTGGCTTTTGCTGCGGACATTTATGGCAAAGGAGTGCGGCCGAAGTCGAACGAAGAGGCGGCAAAATTGGCCGGTTCCTTCAGAGAGGGTGACCGAAAATTACTTCGTGCTAGAGCACAGGCAGCCTTGGATACGCTAAAGAGTCAGTCTCATGTAGATCCCGATAATTTGGCGATTCTTGGTTACTGTTTCGGCGGAACCGCAGCTTTGGAACTCGCTCGTACTGGGGCGCCTTTAAAAGGGACGATCAGCTTTCATGGCGGCCTATCGACTTCGAAGCCCGAAGAATCGAACGTAATCAAAGGCAAGGTCTTGGCTATGCACGGGGCGGACGATCCTTTCGTAAAACCCGAAGAAGTGGCCGCCTTTCAAGAGGAAATGAGAAAGGCAAAGATAGACTGGCAATTTGTTTCGTACGGGGGAGCTGTTCATTCCTTTACGATTAAGGAAGCGGGTAATGATAATTCGAAAGGCGCCGCCTATAATGAAAAGGCCGATCGTCGCTCTTGGATCGAATTGCGGAATTTTCTAAAAGAAATTTTTCCGTCCAAATAG
- a CDS encoding NADH:flavin oxidoreductase/NADH oxidase family protein, whose protein sequence is MGSLSVLSQSLTLPNGSVLPNRIAKAAMEEGLADKNFLPGENMFHLYERWARGGAGLLITGNMMIDRTALTGPGNVIVRDGNIEPFQRLAEVAQAKGSKLWMQINHPGRQVFGFIAETPVAPSAVKVQIPGRFLAKIFGTPRALTSDEIKRIIDRFVNAAKLAEAAGFHGVEVHSAHGYLLSQFLSPLTNLRTDEWGGTLENRAKILLEIVKGIRATTKREFCVGVKLNSADFQKGGFEESDAIKVIEMLNNTGIDLLEISGGNYESPAMQGNSKTGTSPREAYFLEFARKASKSAKMPLMATGGFRSRSIMEEAIRSHAVDMIGIGAPFALNPDCASKLISGELESIQVDIPDLSNPTFNSLSKMSALRVQFSRMAKGKDPKVPSFLLGNLILEQIRARRNAKNYKRFLLAK, encoded by the coding sequence ATGGGTTCCCTTTCCGTCTTGTCGCAATCGCTAACACTTCCTAACGGTTCAGTCCTTCCAAATCGAATCGCAAAAGCCGCTATGGAAGAAGGTCTCGCGGATAAAAACTTTCTTCCGGGAGAGAATATGTTTCATCTTTACGAACGCTGGGCTCGCGGAGGCGCCGGGCTATTGATTACCGGTAACATGATGATCGACCGCACCGCATTGACCGGGCCCGGTAACGTAATTGTTCGAGACGGAAATATAGAACCTTTTCAACGATTAGCGGAGGTGGCTCAAGCTAAAGGATCTAAGCTTTGGATGCAGATTAATCATCCGGGAAGGCAGGTCTTCGGATTCATTGCAGAAACGCCTGTAGCTCCTTCTGCGGTAAAAGTCCAAATTCCGGGTAGGTTCCTCGCTAAGATTTTCGGAACTCCAAGAGCTTTAACTTCGGACGAAATTAAGCGCATCATCGATCGATTCGTCAATGCGGCGAAACTTGCGGAAGCGGCCGGTTTTCATGGGGTGGAAGTTCATTCGGCACACGGTTATTTATTGAGTCAATTTCTATCGCCGTTAACGAATCTCCGAACCGACGAATGGGGAGGAACGCTCGAAAACAGAGCGAAAATTTTGCTCGAAATAGTAAAAGGAATTCGCGCCACCACCAAACGGGAGTTTTGCGTGGGAGTTAAATTGAATTCGGCGGACTTTCAAAAAGGAGGATTCGAAGAATCTGATGCGATCAAAGTGATTGAAATGCTTAATAATACCGGAATCGATTTGCTAGAAATTTCGGGGGGAAATTATGAATCTCCGGCGATGCAAGGAAATTCAAAAACAGGAACGAGTCCTCGTGAAGCTTACTTTTTGGAGTTCGCTCGGAAAGCAAGCAAGTCGGCAAAAATGCCTTTAATGGCGACTGGAGGATTCCGCTCGCGTTCGATTATGGAAGAAGCGATTCGATCCCATGCGGTCGATATGATAGGGATAGGAGCTCCTTTTGCCTTAAATCCGGATTGTGCTTCTAAATTAATTTCCGGTGAACTTGAAAGTATACAAGTAGATATTCCGGATCTTTCGAATCCCACATTCAATTCGCTATCTAAGATGTCCGCTTTAAGGGTGCAGTTCAGCAGAATGGCCAAAGGCAAGGATCCTAAAGTTCCGTCGTTTCTTTTGGGAAATTTAATTCTGGAGCAAATCAGAGCCAGACGGAATGCGAAGAACTATAAGAGATTTCTTTTAGCAAAGTAG
- a CDS encoding TetR/AcrR family transcriptional regulator, with product MSKNAGWKKLPEGIRRESILEGAMRCFFSKGFEKTSVQDIADAAGLTKGGIYFHFESKEDIRDTLIREFLNLDRLGFQEPEVASLPAHLRLGEYLERLANRLAIEGNCSPRLFAEATANGGMMEDEIIAFYDSLETIFTTTIEEGQQNGTLVASVSASVLARTILAAFDGLQIQSDISPTRRELQSRGRDVLRSFFKNLLFVHKPDCD from the coding sequence ATGTCTAAAAATGCCGGTTGGAAGAAACTTCCTGAGGGAATTCGAAGAGAATCCATATTAGAGGGGGCAATGCGTTGCTTTTTCAGCAAAGGATTCGAAAAAACCTCCGTTCAAGACATTGCAGATGCTGCCGGATTGACGAAAGGCGGAATCTACTTCCACTTTGAAAGCAAGGAAGATATCCGGGATACCTTGATTCGAGAATTTTTGAATCTGGATCGGTTAGGATTCCAAGAGCCTGAAGTTGCCTCTCTGCCTGCTCATCTTCGCCTGGGTGAATATCTTGAACGACTTGCAAATCGACTCGCAATCGAAGGAAACTGCTCGCCTCGCTTGTTTGCCGAGGCGACCGCGAACGGCGGAATGATGGAAGACGAAATCATCGCTTTTTATGATTCGCTCGAAACCATCTTTACGACCACAATCGAAGAAGGCCAGCAAAATGGAACGCTCGTAGCAAGCGTTTCTGCTTCCGTTCTCGCTCGAACCATATTGGCTGCCTTTGATGGTTTGCAAATTCAATCCGATATATCCCCGACACGTAGAGAGTTACAGAGCCGGGGACGAGATGTTTTGCGTTCGTTCTTTAAGAATTTACTTTTTGTACATAAACCGGACTGCGATTAA
- a CDS encoding GlcG/HbpS family heme-binding protein has product MTFAQSLPLVYGNPITLEQAKKVMAAAEAEAKKNNWLMAIAIVDAGGNLVLFQKLDGTQLGSSEVAKLKASTANNFKRPSKSLEEAIANGGIGLRILAIQGIAPLEGGELILMDGKIIGAIGVSGAQSTQDGQVARAGVAALKQ; this is encoded by the coding sequence ATGACATTTGCACAATCACTGCCGCTTGTTTACGGAAATCCCATTACTTTGGAGCAGGCAAAAAAAGTAATGGCTGCAGCGGAAGCGGAAGCCAAGAAAAATAATTGGCTTATGGCGATCGCGATAGTGGACGCAGGTGGAAATTTGGTTTTATTCCAGAAGTTGGACGGAACGCAGTTGGGCTCGAGCGAGGTTGCAAAATTAAAAGCGTCGACTGCTAATAATTTTAAAAGGCCTTCAAAAAGTCTCGAGGAGGCGATTGCGAACGGTGGTATCGGGTTGCGAATCCTTGCGATCCAAGGAATTGCCCCGTTGGAAGGCGGCGAATTAATTCTGATGGATGGAAAAATTATAGGTGCGATCGGCGTTTCCGGAGCGCAATCAACGCAGGACGGTCAAGTCGCTAGAGCGGGAGTCGCCGCTTTGAAGCAGTAA
- a CDS encoding neutral/alkaline non-lysosomal ceramidase N-terminal domain-containing protein, whose translation MNAVQNKKRKRWLAIAVIIQIALLLLACGSTAQYKITYKKPDMSSKTKGLVAGVSKIDLTPPPGMPLAGYSMLAETEKGFRTRIYARVFYIKKDANDPVVLIQSDLLSGSLLIHHLLAERLTSTTDISFGGIVFAGTHTHSAPANFYDNNFYNEFASNKPGFDKAWTEFVLDRLTIAVQEAYKSARPAKIGSGKTLVWGLTRNRSLDAYRANKNSGFTELKPEIQYQTINPELIMIRIDAQDKDGKFKPLGAFSTFSVHGTTIPDSTEVVNADVFAYPERMLEKKIRIDYKPSWDPIHALNNSTHGDNSPDYRESMQGFIESKRIGEAIGKRALDLFDSIGASLHSDANVSFNSKEVDVYEEPKFGEAEICDRPYVGTALTGGAEDGQTPILFWAPFFAEGWPRWFFTGGCQGHKRIVGFKYLQPIVLPKSKFPHKLLFQSVRVGDTLLLPLPFEVTKESGRRFVEAAVQANGSIKNASVISCANGYFGYVTTPEEYTRQHYEGGHTLFGPGTQPFLQAHLVDLTKNLPSSGGKESFPSSWEYELDAKDHYPSMKSFSGSREIVKIPQLVLAEENSEKHWVFRYRDVGPSKISLHDTLVSIEYKDEGHEWKPLLSDGEIVNDRGVDIEVKKIGNTGDGMAIYEVRWYNPEQIGKRKYRFSIRPRENLGEFVSPEF comes from the coding sequence ATGAACGCCGTTCAAAATAAGAAAAGAAAACGATGGCTTGCAATCGCAGTGATAATCCAAATCGCCTTACTGCTGCTTGCCTGTGGAAGTACAGCTCAATATAAAATTACTTATAAAAAACCGGATATGTCATCCAAGACTAAGGGTTTAGTTGCGGGTGTTTCCAAGATCGATTTGACCCCTCCGCCGGGCATGCCCCTGGCAGGTTACTCTATGTTGGCTGAGACGGAAAAAGGATTTCGGACCAGAATCTATGCACGGGTTTTTTATATTAAAAAAGATGCAAACGATCCTGTCGTTTTAATTCAGAGCGATCTTTTATCCGGATCGCTATTGATTCATCATTTACTGGCGGAAAGACTTACATCTACCACCGATATTTCTTTCGGAGGAATCGTATTCGCCGGGACGCATACTCATTCCGCGCCGGCCAATTTCTATGATAATAACTTTTATAATGAATTCGCATCCAATAAGCCGGGATTCGACAAGGCTTGGACGGAATTCGTTTTAGATCGTTTAACGATTGCTGTTCAGGAAGCATACAAGAGTGCGCGACCGGCAAAAATCGGTTCCGGTAAAACTCTTGTGTGGGGGCTGACTCGTAACCGCTCCTTAGACGCCTATCGTGCGAATAAAAATTCCGGTTTTACGGAATTAAAGCCGGAGATTCAATATCAGACGATTAATCCGGAATTGATAATGATTCGGATCGATGCTCAAGATAAGGACGGTAAGTTTAAGCCTCTTGGAGCGTTTAGTACGTTCTCGGTACATGGTACGACGATACCAGATTCTACCGAAGTCGTAAATGCCGATGTCTTCGCATATCCGGAAAGAATGTTGGAAAAGAAGATTCGCATAGATTATAAACCAAGTTGGGATCCGATTCATGCTCTGAATAATTCCACGCACGGAGATAACTCTCCTGACTATCGGGAATCTATGCAGGGTTTTATCGAATCGAAACGGATCGGAGAAGCGATCGGAAAACGTGCATTAGATCTTTTCGATTCGATAGGTGCTTCTTTGCATTCCGACGCAAATGTTTCGTTTAACTCGAAAGAAGTCGACGTATATGAGGAACCTAAATTTGGAGAGGCCGAGATTTGTGATCGTCCCTATGTCGGAACTGCATTGACGGGTGGAGCGGAAGACGGTCAAACTCCGATTCTTTTTTGGGCTCCTTTCTTTGCGGAAGGATGGCCTAGGTGGTTCTTTACCGGAGGATGTCAGGGGCATAAACGCATCGTAGGATTTAAATACTTGCAACCGATCGTATTGCCTAAATCAAAATTTCCTCATAAACTTCTATTTCAGTCGGTAAGAGTCGGTGATACGTTACTTTTGCCGTTACCGTTTGAAGTTACGAAAGAATCCGGCCGGCGATTCGTGGAAGCTGCAGTTCAGGCGAACGGATCGATTAAGAATGCATCCGTTATCAGCTGCGCAAACGGTTATTTCGGATATGTTACTACGCCTGAAGAATATACGCGCCAACATTATGAAGGAGGTCACACCCTGTTTGGCCCGGGTACTCAGCCGTTCTTGCAGGCTCATTTGGTGGACTTGACAAAGAATTTACCTTCGTCTGGCGGAAAGGAATCTTTTCCGTCATCCTGGGAATACGAGCTCGACGCAAAGGATCATTATCCTTCCATGAAATCCTTTTCCGGAAGCCGGGAAATCGTTAAGATTCCGCAATTGGTTCTCGCTGAAGAAAATTCGGAAAAGCATTGGGTTTTTCGTTACCGGGATGTCGGTCCTTCAAAAATTTCTCTGCATGACACTCTCGTATCCATTGAATATAAGGATGAAGGCCACGAATGGAAACCTCTCTTATCTGACGGCGAGATCGTTAATGATCGTGGCGTAGATATTGAAGTGAAAAAAATCGGGAATACCGGAGATGGTATGGCGATTTATGAAGTTCGCTGGTATAATCCGGAGCAGATCGGGAAAAGAAAATATAGATTTTCGATTCGTCCCCGGGAAAATCTCGGAGAGTTTGTCTCGCCTGAATTTTAG